A window of Pseudoliparis swirei isolate HS2019 ecotype Mariana Trench chromosome 2, NWPU_hadal_v1, whole genome shotgun sequence genomic DNA:
cccccCCACTTGCGTTTGTCCTCTGCCATATTGTCTTGTGTTCTCCAGCCCAAGCCCTCGTGTGTTACTTGATTAACCAATATATTTCTTAGTGTTATGTTTTGGATTATATTCTGAGTAAAGATAATTATTTGCAGTGCTGTCGCCGGAGTTGTTCTTTTGGGTCCATCCTAATCCCCGTGACAGGTGAGAGTGAGAATTGACCAATCCAAAGAGGATCCTCAACACGCATCAGAACGCTGATGACTTATTGATTCCTCGGTATTGATCAGCACAGGCACATCTGATCCTGTTGGGTGTTAAATGCTCAGATAATTCTTTCTCAGTCTCCTGCTGATCAACCATCGCTACATTAGAAGCATCAATACTCTATGGTTAAAAGAGAGCTTAAATTGAGGGAGAAATGGAAGAAAGCTCATTAAGAGGGATCTCTCTCTGAGAAAAGAGATGTGACGAGATGAGTGTTCAGAGTAACACAATAATGAAACGACAACATAAACAATCCATGTTACAAAGTCATCTTTTGCCCCCAGCCAGCTCGCTGAGAATGGCAGTGAATTAGTGAGACCACGAGGTGTGGGAGCTCTCCTGAGAGGACGAGATCAACCAGCTGCACAGCCGGTTCAAACCTGTTCAATCTGACCTGAGTCGACTGAAGAGGGCCTGAAATGTCTTCCTTGGGTATTTAACGCCTGATTGCACCGTTGTGGTTCAATAATGATCGAGGATGAGTTCACTTTTCTGGACcagaaattaaattcaccgttaaCAGAATTCTCTCCTGCCACGCAACACTGTGAGGATATCAAGTACACAGGAGTTTGAATAATTAAATTCTTGTATTTTGGGGGCCAAGACTATTATAGAGTGTAGATAAAACATTAGGTGATTTTTACTAAAATACCCATTGTTGAAGGAAAGATGAAAAGACATCCATATAACAGCTGATTCCATCCATTTGAATGGTTGTGTATAGGTTCATGCATCTTATTCCGTAAGCGATTTCTACCTCTGTGTTCCTCTTAATTAAAAAGTCTTCAGAGATcacaaaagggaagaaaagtgGAATTCAATTAGTGAACTGGCTGTAATTGCAATGTAAAAACCTGCAGGATTCATATTAGATGATACAAGGTGTACATTTATTCCAAAGCCAGATGAGAGGGCAAATGTAAAACTCTGGCTCCCGCTGGTAAAGTGATAGCATGTTATTTGATTAACATGGAAACATGTAATTAACAAGGCTGAGCTCAGAAAGGAGCAGCTATCCATTTACCATTCGCTCCGATCTGATGATGCACGCTGCATTAAAGGCTTCGTCACTTTATGAGACGCTACATCCTTCCCCAGGCCAGTAAATCATGGGGCGTATGCTCTCGCTCCAGTTCTGGGTTTATCTCAGCTTTCTCTTTCATTTTCTTCTGTGACTCAGAGCAGTCGTGGAACGATGCCAAAGCAGGTTCAGGTTCGAAACCAGATCCAAGAGTTCAGCCCGGCTGTGCCCCGGCAGCATTAATAATGGCCTTTTTACTCATGGAGGGGGCCACCGGAATAATGActtaattattagaattaataaaTGGACTATTTTAGTAAGAAAAAGCCATTACGATTTGAATAATTAACTATTTTCTTAGACTAGTTGCGAAAAAGCTCAAATAACGTTTCCTTTCCCCCAGTCGCTTGTTGCACTGACACTGGATTAAAGGGATCTGATAataaaatattgatattgtatAAAACAGAACaatggcggctgtagctcagtggggtaagggggtcgtcctgcaaccccaatgttgtcggttcgatccccgctctccccattagttgcaagtcgaagtgcccttgagcaaggcactgaacccccagttgcttccccaatacattttgttgcatgtatacctgtactctgtgcaataacaatagattgaatccaatccaataacAGTCGTGTCCAAAGAGTGGGTCGGGACCCAGAGGAGGGACGCAGGAAATCTCATTGGGGTCGCTAAATTCAATTGAAGAATTTCTTTGAGTCTTTTATCTAACATTTATTTCACCGTTTGAGCCTCATGAAGGATGAAGGTCCATCTGTTATCCGTCTGGATAATATAAGGTGATTGTTGTACAAGTGGTGCGGAACATTAATTTACACACAACTCCGCCTAATATGAATTGTCACAAGAGTTtgccattattttttttaaatgattcccAGGAAATAAAGTTTGGGAGACAGTAATATACGCATGAATACTGTGTCCCCCAATGTCCATTAATGTCTGAGTTGCTCCAGCGTTTGCTCAGTTAATTAGAAAATGAcctttaataattaatattctcATTAGACACCTGTGTCCACAGAGCTTGGTGTTCAGTGATGAGGCGCTGACTCCAGATGGCCTCGAGAAACCCAGACGGACATGTCAAACAGGAAAACTACATTTTAGTGATCGTAAAATAATCAACTCTTACTTTAAAAAGTCATTCTGTGGGGAAAATGCGAAATGTCTTCTGACAAACTGTTTTCAGAGAGACTTCTGGATTATGTGGCTGGCATTCAAAAAGAGAGGAATTCctgttaaaacatatttaaagtatTAGTGACTAATAACTGATGTCAGTTCCTCATTGATTATTAAAGGACACATTATCCCGAAATACTTCTCCTGcgttttctctctcctcacatACAAATTAtccataaatatttaaataggaCATATGATCCTCGTGGGGAAAGACAATTATATCATATTTAATGCtgcttattttatttaaagatgaaGCAACAAGTGATAATAGGACAATTGTTGAGATCGTAAGCACAGAAGTAATGTTCTGTGTGAGGGGAAATCATGTTATTCTTTTATAATAATTGTGGAACTTCTCAGACTCAGATTTGACTTTCATCCTGTTAAACTGTCAGCCGGAACATGAAGTTCTCAAAGAATCACTTATTTCCACATAAAGTGGAGGTCGACTGGGATAAATTTGACAAATCTGAGTCTTTTTCACTCTTTCAGCTCACTTGATAcacgaataaaataaaatatgaatcaCATAAGCCCCGCGTGTGCGTGTCCAGTGCCAACGCATGTCATGTCTGTCACACCCTCGGAGCATCGGCGGCAGTCGGCAGCTCAACTTGCTCGGATGAATAAATCTGCATTAACATTCACGAGAAACAGCGCTGTTAAATTACTGTGAAATATGTATTCGAAAGGGGGAAAGCCTCAAATCCCCAGAATGAACTGCAACAAATGATGTGGCAAAACATCTAAATGGTTGATTCTCTACAGAAAATTCATTCTGTCATAatattagaagaaaaaaaagggattgTGTGATGACAAATAAAGCATGATATCACAATAAAGTCCAAGCGTTACAAGAAAAGCTACGTTTTAGACTTGATACTCGacatattattaatttattctcATTATTCCAACTTTATTAATGAAATAGGACTGTTTTAAAAATACTTCAACACTTGTATATTTTTTGAATACAATTATATTAATTCAATATTAATGAACCATCAATTATTGTAGAGCTTATTTGTCAGCAGCTCAGTCCCGCAGtcggagaggtcagaggtcagctacAGACAAGCAATTGTAAATGTTGCTTAAAGGTAGAGCGTCTAGCATATAGGGTGATTTATTGGCAGAAAAcgaatataatattaaaacgTATGTTATACTTTTTTGTATAGTTAACTGTAAACAAgaatctttgtgttttcatTACCCTAGAATGAGCCGTTCATATAAAGTGATTTTGTTTGGTGCACGGGAGAAGTTACAGTTAAAATCTGCAACCTCATCGCTCGACGCTgccaaatcctacacactgcacCTTAAGTGCACCTCAGGGGTTGTTGATTTAAATGAGTAcaggaatgcacacacacacacacacacacacacacgttgagttTGAGGACAGTGGCTTCAAACATTGAGGGCCTTCCACGGCTGCCTGAGAGATATAAATGATGAGCAGGAGAACAGTAATGTGTGACAAATTAATTTATAAATGGAAGCTTCCCAGCACACATGGGTGCATGGCTGCAGGCAGCATGAGCATAATCACGTTGAGAGCATGGAGAGTATTGAGGATGCTGAGTGAATTTaatctcatttttttttttttggagtttgTTGTGGTGGATGATTTGAAACGGTCTAATTTAGGAAGCAGCTGCAAAGACggacaggacacaagtattggTGTGCTGTgtttgtattaataatacataatttACAATCCAAGTTGTGTGTACACAGCGAAGGGGATGAAGACTGCTGAGGAGGCTGATAATATGGGGACCAACACACATAGATAAATGAAGACAGGCTTTATTTCAGAGAAATGGGGCTTTTTTAAAGAATGTAAACATACAGGAGGACATGTATTAAAAAATAGTGTGAATGTTTTGCTTGCTTTACTTCACACAAAGCTGGCTActtcttttaaaaaggggttgcCAATGGTTACGGGTGTCCATTTGTGAGGACAGACGGCTTCAAGCAAGGTTGATAAGAAATGGTAAACATGATGGCTAAATGGCAAATCTGATTTGCAAACCTTTTAGCAATTCAGTAAGACGTTTTACAttatgtattttacagagaatCTTATGCTCGGCTTCTGGTCATATTGAGGCTTGTCTTCTTTATTCTCTGTCATGCTCACACTGAGTGTTCGCaagtcatgtttttgtttttcactaTAGTGGAAGAAGTTATCAGATCTTTTGCAGAGGTAAAAGTAGAAATACAAGAAAAATCCTGCTTTcaaaacatcttcttgaataACATTATTTgcctaattatttatttaatgctgATGGTAAATATTTGCGTCACGGTAATAGAAACAAAATCTGTCATCTGtattttgatttatatatatatatatatatatcggcaTACCTACACACAGAGAGTGAAACAAATAGATGCCCTTTTTTTTCATAGAAATATATCATACAATTATTATCCACctatttgtttttctatttgtaACTTTTAACCCTATTCTAAATCAATcactattttataaatataataaatgacatggtaatattaatattaattttaaatgcAATATGATATTATAATTGtccaattaattaatttaaaaaaaagaaatatatagcaTCTTTCTACTAAACACCTCCGCCATCTATCGTCCGGACGTCCACGTTACGTCGAGACGTAAAGTGTGGAGGGGAGGCCCGCGTGACGTCATCACGTTcaccctgacgttgtttggacTCTTGTCACTTGACGCCGCTTCTGCGCCTGGTGGGGAGTTAGCTAACCAAAGCGAGCACACGCTTCAGCCCGACACTGGTTTAAAGGTACGCGCAGAATAAGTATGCTTCTAGTTTGAGTATTTGGTAAAAAGCTTTAACGTCTCGCAGACACTCGTAAATAAGCGCTAACAGGACGCGAGCTAACTTAACGTGCTAATCTGTGCacgcccccaccaccaacaccaccactgaAAAGGGGCACGACGCCAAACTCCCCTTACGCttaactatttttaaaatgtctacTTGTGAATAAGGTACAAAAGTGGTtacgattaaaaaaaaacatgttttgggtTATTCGGCATAAATGAATCTTGTGAAACGTTTTTTGAATTGATGGTTGTTTCTGTGGACGTCACCGTGGCTCAACGTCAATATCTCTAATCGATAAGTTTCTTTATTTGCAAGGTCCACTTCACTCTCACCAACTTAACTTTGCTATGTGTACATGTAGCTGTGTTACAGCTGCCGTGTGTCCATATGTATGGTGGTATTCAGCTGTGAAGAATAAACTAATTTACTCGCACAAGTACTGTTATTAAGTTACCTGTAAAGATCCCGTGTTTACAGTTATCTCAAAGTGTTTACACGTAATGAGTTGTTAAATAGGATGAAACAACTAAACTGCAAGACACGTGTTCTTGGTATTTTTAAACAAGATAAAATACTcagtatttgttgttttattctaggtcacaacatatgcactgtGTCAAAAGAAGACTATTGCCATTCTGCTTTTACTACAGATCCAAAATGGCTCACACACAAGTGTCCTCCAACAAGTGCGCTGGTGGCTTCCAGAAGGTTTTCGAACATGACAGGTGAGATCTGTGTGCTAGAAGCTCAAAAGTCcaagtttacacacacacacgcacacacgcacacacacgcacacacacactcctatgaAGGTATGCattcctgtgtgtctgtgttccctCCATGCAGCACGGAGCTCAAGTGTAAGATGAAGTTCGCAGTCTATCTGCCTCCCAAGGCTGAGACCGACAAGTGTCCCGTCCTGTACTGGCTCTCTGGTGAGTGAGAAGCCTCCAGTCAGAGCTGCACTGGTATCACATGGCATCTTAAAGCCTGTTTTTAAATcccatgaaagaaaagaaaaaactcttCGTCCAACTCGATACGCTCTAACTTCTTGAGTATCTCTAAAAACACATCACCAATATATAACAACACGGTTAAAAAAACAGCTCAGTTATTTCCCAAAACAGCTGGTCCCTGTAGGTTTTATCAAAAATGAGGGGGAAACTATTTTCAGTGTTGGATTATTCCGCATTTGGTGGTGTAGTGAGTCGTTGTTGCAGCATGACTGTATAAGATAAGATGGTCCTGCACTGGGGAAATGTTCCAGATCGCAGCAGCAAAGGGTTAAAGTGCACACGAGACATAGTCAAATAAAAAtcaagtgatatatatataaaaaaactaatGTGTTGAGTCGAAATACacaactatgtgtgtgtgtgtgtgttcatggtcgCATGTGCAGCAGTGAGAATCAttgatgtttttaatatttaacttTTACAACAATTGATCAGTTAATCAATAATCTTGATTGTTGGTGTATTTGTCTTTTCATGAGATTTATTAACGATAGCAGATGATAGGAAATCACCAGACTCTGTATTTTATCTTTCTGTtgactcctcatcatcatcagttcTCCTGTGTTTCTGCAGGTCTGACGTGTACGGAGCAGAACTTCATCACCAAAGCGGGCGCTCAGGTGGCGGCTGCGGAGCACGGCATCATCATCGTGGCACCGGACACCAGTCCAcgtacgaacacacacacacactggccgtaaaacacacacacacaccgtttgtTTGGACCCAAATAGGATATTTAAAAAGCTTGAATCTGCTCAGAGTATCAATATCCACCCCATAGATGATGGAATAGTGAACTAACTGAATTACTACATTGTGTTATTCTGCAGCCTTATGCTGAATAGTTCATGCATGTTTCCCTCCGGTTTAGAGAACATTATTCATCGCATGTTGCCGTACCTCAGAGGTTTCGGTGGTTTCCTGTCCACACGTCATTGTTTCCCAACATGCATCAGGGGGCTGTAACATCGAGGGCGAGGATGAAAGCTGGGATTTTGGCACCGGAGCTGGTTTCTACGTCGACGCCACGCAGGACCCCTGGAAGACCAACTACCGCATGTACTCCTACATCACCGAGGAGGTGCGTTGGCGTCACCGGGAAAACGGACGTCTCAATTTATCATTCCGCTCATTACTTTTCTTGATGATTTCTCTCAGCTCCCCAAATTAATCAACGCCAACTTCCCGACCGACCCAGACAAGATGTCCATCAGCGGTCACTCCATGGGCGGCCACGGGGCGCTCATCTGTGCCCTGAAGAACCCTGGGAAATACAAGGTATTGTATATATGGATCTGTGTACCACAAGATTACTGACTTCATTATTATCAACCGTCTTCCAACGAAACCTTTATTTACAGTAAACGTTTCAGGTAAAAATATCAACAGTATACGATTGTATTAGTCAGTGAATTAATTAAATACACTTTATACACACACCACTGTATTGATTCACTGCTACAGTTCATCCTCAGTGTGAACCTTTCTCCACAGCAGTTATCAATACACTATGTATTGATAAatattacataataataataattaaaaaaaaaaaaatatatatatataaaactaaagcaatttattttttgggaaCAAAATATCTATTTCTGTCTTCTAGTAAATGTCTCTGTAAGTATCTTTCGAGCGATGCATGTATTTGTCCGTGTCCCGGTGCTCGGCCAGTGAAGCTGCTGTTCCCTCAGGCGGTGTCGGCCTTCGCTCCCATCTGTAACCCGGTGCAGTGTCCCTGGGGACAGAAGGCCTTCTCTGGGTACCTGGGCCCCGACAGGGCCGCCTGGGAGGTGAGAGCCCTGCAGACGGTATTAGTTTCTAAATCAAGTACCAAAAGTAAAAGGACTCATAGTGCAGATTATTCCAGTTCATATTGGATTATAATCATTGatgcatgtatgtgtctatTACCTTCATGTTTACGACATGGACTGCACACATTTCACCAAGCGGTCAATGTTTTGTCTTTATACAtaaaattattttataatttcttattatttaattattaatctGAATCTGAAGGAACTAAgagtgtaaaataaatgtattgaatcagaatcagaatcagaaacaggtttattgccaaagaatgaatgttttcacaaacaaacgaggaattttttttggtggaaggtgcaacatttggacatgacaaacaacaatcaacgcaaggagggagggggagtgggaggaagagggaggaggaggaagaggaaggagcgggaagaaggaggagagaggaaggtggaagaagaggtggtagtcctgggggtgacagtcagtcagtcccggggtccattgatgagcccgaccgccgtcggaaaaagctattggtgtggcgggaggtcgggTCATGATGgactgcagcctcctcccgaggagggactcgaacaggagtgtccagggtgggagggtcacgacaatctttctggcccgcttcagtgacctggaagtgaacaggacctggaggaaggcagattgcaaccgataaccctctcggccgagccggatgatgctctgcagcctgcgcttgtctttggctgtggctgcagggtgccaggcggtgatggaggagcagatgatggactcaacgatggccgtgtagaactgtaccatcatcttcctggcaggttgaatttcctcagctgcctcaggaagaacatcctctgctgggccttcttggagatggagccgatgttcagctcccacttgaggtcctgggagatgatggagcccaggaagcggtaggactccacagcgtcggggagtcacacaggatgagagggcgggtggggctgcattcctcctgaaatccacaaccatctccactgtcttcagagcgttgagctccaggttgttctggctgcaccaggtcaccaggtggtcagtctcccacctgtaggcggtctcgtcccgccagagatgagtccaatgagggtggtgtcatccgcgaactttaggagcttgacggactggtgactggaggtgcagctgttggtgtacaggagaacagcagaggagagaacacagccttggggaacccgtgctggtggtccgggagcctgagacgtgtttcccagcctcacgtgctgcttcctgtcggtcaggaagtctgtgatccacctgcaggtggagtcgggcacgtgcagctgggagagcttgtcctgcagcagggacggatgatggaattgaaggcagagctgaagtccacaaacaggatcctgcgtgggttcctcgggagtccagatgctggaggatgtagtgaagggccatgttgactgcatcgtctgcagacctgttggctctgtggcgaactgcaggggtccaggagtgggtcggtgatggtcttgaggtgtgacaggaccaagcgttcaaaggacttcatgaccacagaggtcagggcgacggcctgtagtcattgagtcctgtgatcttgggtttttgggacggggatgatggtggaggccttgaagcaggctggaacgtggcatgtctccagggaggtgttgaagatgtcggtgaacaccggagacagctggtcggcacagtgcttcagggtggagggggagacggagtccgggcccgctgctttggggttctgctttttaaacagcctgttgacggatctctccaggatgacgaggggcgtcgctgagttgatggagggtgctccagaggtgtgagcccctgatgggctgggggaggtgggctgatggtctgtggcttgttggtggggctgtgggggatggtctcaggactgctccattgtctttcaaagcggcagtagaactcatttagctcatctgccagaagcacattgttcatggagtggggtgatttgggcttgaagttggtgatctgcctgagccctctccagacagcagcagagtcgtttgctgagagccgctgttgcagtttctcagagtacagtcgcttagcatctctcaccgccttgctaaacctgtatttggagtCTGTGTACAGTTATCTCAAAGTGTTTACACGTAATGagttgttaacccttgtgttgccttagggtcattttgattGAATcaattacaccctccccccgcctttgggtcattttgacccgattcaatgtttcaccctcctgttacctttatatttactaacatattttaccctttgggttcaatttgacgccagcaattaaaacctccagaaaattattagaattaatattgttttccaagtttaagtgtgaggcactttatgtttgtttgttgactaccgaaagaacaccgacattaaacattgaatggggtcaaattaatccgaaggcggggggagggtgtaatattgattcgtcaaaattaattaaataggaTGAAACAACTAAACTGCAAGACACGTGTTCTTGGTATTTTTAAATAAGATACAATACTcagtatttgttgttttattctaggtcacaacatatgcactgtGTCAAAAGAAGACTATTGCCATTCTGCTTTTACTACAGATCCAAAATGGCTCACACACAAGTGTCCTCCAACAAGTGCGCTGGTGGCTTCCAGAAGGTTTTCGAACATGACAGGTGAGATCTGTGTGCTAGAAGCTCAAAAGTCcaagtttacacacacacacacacacacacacacactcctatgaAGGTATGCattcctgtgtgtctgtgttccctCCATGCAGCACGGAGCTCAAGTGTAAGATGAAGTTCGCAGTCTATCTGCCTCCCAAGGCTGAGACCGACAAGTGTCCCGTCCTGTACTGGCTCTCTGGTGAGTGAGAAGCCTCCAGTCAGAGCTGCACTGGTATCACATGGCATCTTAAAGCCTGTTTTTTTAATCCcatgaaaggaaagaaaaagctcTTAGTCCAACTCGATACGCTCTAACTTCTTGAGTCTatctttaaaaacacatcacCAATATATAACAACACGGTTAAAAAAACAGCTCAGTTATTTCCCAAAACAGCTGGTCCCTGTAGGTTTTATCAAAAATGAGGGGGAAACTATTTTCAGTGTTGGATTAATCCGCATTTGGTGTAGTGAGTCGTTGTTGCAGCATGACTGTATAAGATAAGATGGTCCTGCACTGGGGAAATGTTCCAGATCGCAGCAGCAAAGGGTTAAAGTGCACACGAGACAGTCAAATAAAAAtcaagtgatatatatatataaaaaaactaatGTGTTGAGTCGAAATACacaactatgtgtgtgtgtgtgtgttcatggttgCATGTTGTGCAGCAGTGAGAATCAttgatgtttttaatatttaacttTTACAACAATTGATCAGTTAGTCAATAATCTGATTGTTGGTGTATTTGTCTTTTCATGAGATTTATTAACGATAGCAGATGATAGGAAATCACCAGACTCTGTATTTTATCTTTCTGTtgactcctcatcatcatcagttcTCCTGTGTTTCTGCAGGTCTGACGTGTACGGAGCAGAACTTCATCACCAAAGCGGGCGCTCAGGTGGCGGCTGCGGAGCACGGCATCATCATCGTGGCACCGGACACCAGTCCAcgtacgaacacacacacacacacgctctccttTACCTGAACACAGGTGCTGTTTGTTTGGACCCAAATAGGATATTTAAAAAGCTTGAATCTGCTCAGAGTATCAATATCCACCCCATAGATGATGGAATAGTGAACTAACTGAATTACTACATTGTGTTATTCTGCAGCCTTATGCTGAATAGTTCATGCATGTTTCCCTCAGGCTTAGAGAACATTTTTCATCGCATGTTGCCGTACCTCAGAGGTTTCGGTGGTTTCCTGTCCACACGTCATTGTTTCCCAACATGCATCAGGGGGCTGTAACATCGAGGGCGAGGATGAAAGCTGGGATTTTGGCACCGGAGCTGGTTTCTACGTCGACGCCACGCAGGACCCCTGGAAGACCAACTACCGCATGTACTCCTACATCACCGAGGAGGTGCGTTGGCGTCACCGGGAAAACGGACGTCTCAATTTATCATTCCGCTCATTACTTTTCTTGATGATTTCTCTCAGCTCCCCAAATTAATCAACGCCAACTTCCCGACCGACCCAGACAAGATGTCCATCAGCGGTCACTCCATGGGCGGCCACGGGGCGCTC
This region includes:
- the esd gene encoding S-formylglutathione hydrolase isoform X2; this encodes MHCVKRRLLPFCFYYRSKMAHTQVSSNKCAGGFQKVFEHDSTELKCKMKFAVYLPPKAETDKCPVLYWLSGLTCTEQNFITKAGAQVAAAEHGIIIVAPDTSPRGCNIEGEDESWDFGTGAGFYVDATQDPWKTNYRMYSYITEELPKLINANFPTDPDKMSISGHSMGGHGALICALKNPGKYKAVSAFAPICNPVQCPWGQKAFSGYLGPDRAAWEAYDATALASAYSGPPLDILIDQGRDDQFLSASQLLPDNLIAVCSEKKIPVVFRLQPGYDHSFFFIYSFMNDHMKHHAKFLNA
- the esd gene encoding S-formylglutathione hydrolase isoform X3, with the translated sequence MAHTQVSSNKCAGGFQKVFEHDSTELKCKMKFAVYLPPKAETDKCPVLYWLSGLTCTEQNFITKAGAQVAAAEHGIIIVAPDTSPRGCNIEGEDESWDFGTGAGFYVDATQDPWKTNYRMYSYITEELPKLINANFPTDPDKMSISGHSMGGHGALICALKNPGKYKAVSAFAPICNPVQCPWGQKAFSGYLGPDRAAWEAYDATALASAYSGPPLDILIDQGRDDQFLSASQLLPDNLIAVCSEKKIPVVFRLQPGYDHSFFFIYSFMNDHMKHHAKFLNA
- the esd gene encoding S-formylglutathione hydrolase isoform X1 produces the protein MHCVKRRLLPFCFYYRSKMAHTQVSSNKCAGGFQKVFEHDSTELKCKMKFAVYLPPKAETDKCPVLYWLSGLTCTEQNFITKAGAQVAAAEHGIIIVAPDTSPRGCNIEGEDESWDFGTGAGFYVDATQDPWKTNYRMYSYITEELPKLINANFPTDPDKMSISGHSMGGHGALICALKNPGKYKAVSAFAPICNPVQCPWGQKAFSGYLGPDRTAWEAYDATALASAYSGPPLDILIDQGRDDQFLSASQLLPDNLIAVCSEKKIPVVFRLQPGYDHSFFFIYSFMNDHMKHHAKFLNA